ACACCCCGTCGATAGTAACCTGCCCCTTCTCCATAAAGGGGATTCCACGAAAGCAAAAGCGTGCCCCCGGTTGCCTAACAATCTCATCTGAGCCATCACCGGGTATCACACGAACACCGACTTGATATCCTTCCGCCCAGTATAAGGCTAAGTATCCTTTCCCGGGTACTGGCGAATATGGATCAAATAGCTGGTTCGAAGACGCACTTGACGGAATAAAGGGTAACTCGACACTTTCTCCGGGCTGTAAATAAATGGAAGAGTCCGATTCCGGCACTATTTGCCATGCTTGCGGAGCCTTGTTGAGAAAAGCCAACTCGACCCGGCCACGGAAAGGTTTCACCGAAGTATTCTTGATAATCACATTTAATGCCGCCTGATTCATGTTACGTGCGCCCCCTATCACATGAATATCTAAAGGAGCATCCTCGCATTCTTCAGGCAGCTGAACAGATGGTTTCGGATCACTCGCAAGCAAAAGTCTACGATTTAATAATGAGACTTGTCTCCCAATTATAAACACAGGCGCGCCACCCACGGATAGGCTTAGGCGACTCGAATCAGGACTTTCAATCGGATTTCCATAGGTATCATATACCTCGATACCACGTTCATTGTTCATATCGGACGACCCAAATGATTCAACTCCAAGCTCAACTCTCTCCGGTTGATTCAATGTCCATAAAGTTGTTACAGGGATTCCATCATTTTCCCATTCGAGAACCCATAGAGACTCGGTCTCCGGAGTGATTCGACGAACAAAACTCGGGTGAGGCAAAATCCTAGTAAGGGCCGAATAATTAACCAGACCAGGTCGGCGATGCAACACACTGGCACTTAAATCATGATTGGGTAAACCACTGAATTGATTGACCAGGGAAAAACCAGCCATCAATTGATTCAGATACACACGTTGCAGATAGATCCCCTGTGTGACTTCATCCAATTCAATAGCCGACCCACTAGGTACCGTAATAGAAGGAACGGCACCTGGTTGTCGAGGCGTCCAGACGAAGTAAGCATCCTCGTTCACATAAATTGGCTTCTCACCAAACAAATCACGGATAGCAGCAACCACTTCAGTGTGGCCAAACTCAGGCCTCAACGGACTACGGTAACCGTGGATCGCAACAACATCTGTAGCGTCCGGCCCACCCACTGTCGCCAATTGATGTAGGAAGCTGAGATTTGCATGAGTCGTCCCAGTACTCATAACCTGAAGATCGAGGCCTGACTGACGTATATTCTTCGTCACCTCTGCAATCATTCGTGTTAGTGGAATAAATTGATTATTTCTAGGGGTCGGCGACCAATTTTCCGGCTCATTATGGATTTCTTCAATATATATGACATCCCCAGCAGCCTCTTTTGTATCTCGAAAAATCTTCGAGACCTTTTCAACTGAGCGCTGAATCGTAGTTGGCATGGCATCTCTCATTATTACGGGCCCGTCTAACAACGTGGCATTCAGTAAGAGTCCGTTAGTTCTAGCACGCTCGACATAGCGCTCAAGATCCTCCAACGTCCGATATGTTCGTCTCAATTTCTTCACACCTAAGCGAGCCGCCAGAGACCAATCTCTCATATAATTCGTACTGTATGGCGAAAGCCGATCGAATTGGTTGGGTGTGATCTTTCGATGGGGAATCACCACAAATTGCTGCCTTATATTCGGGTCGGATTTCTGCGATGACTGAGATATACAAGCCTGATAGGCTCCATGTTTCTTTAAGGCCCCGGAGGGAATCCGAAATTTGGCTCGATACGGAGAAGAATTTGCTTCAACTGCCAGTTCATTTTCATAGAGAACATCTCCGGCAAGCGATGTGCAGAGTAAATGTAAATCCTTTGGTTCATCTTTATTTATAATGCCAAAATCCAACACCACGTCTTGCCCAAGATCAAATACGCCATTAGCCACTTTCGAAGGTAACCAACATAACGCAAAATCCACATTGGGTAACCACTCGACCGCCATCGAATCGAGCGACATCTGGCGCCCTAGCCACTGATAGTGAACAAGGAAGTAAAGCTTCTGATTTTCTTTCCAAACTGGTTGTTCACACTGGACGTTTTTCGCCAACGAAACGCCGTCCAAGAGTAAGTCAACAGAGGCTCCCGACGGGGCGATCCGCAATGAGACTTCGTGCAAGCCCTTTTCTACGGCAGCCCCTTTGCCCTGCGCAATAAGCTTGGAAAGCTGACGCAATTGCCAGTCCCCATTCGGCTTGATCATAACCCACAGCAACCCATTCGAAGTAATCCCCGCTGCATTTCTGGAAATGGCAGCCCCGAACCATGTCTTCGAATTCGAAGAGGTATCTCCAAAATCAAAACAAATGCGCGCCAGAAGCACACCACGATCTTCTTGGGAAGACCACTTACCGAGAAACAGTGACATACTAGCTGGACCACTCCCCTCATAACGAACCTGTCCCTTCCCAATTCCATTATCACGCAAAACAAATCCCGGATGAGCATGCCATGGCGTTCCAGCTCCCTCACTTAAGGAACCATCAAGCTTCACGCCACTAGTACGTGTAGCGCCATCGACAGAAAACTGATCCTCATCCACAAAAAATGGAGGAGTTTGAGCGAGGCATTTAATTGCAAGAATAGCAAACGTGATTATGCTTATATTAAACCTCAAAATGGACCGTCTAGTCATAGTTCTTCTAAATTAAGTAAGCTCGACCTTACTAAAATCAGCGAACTTCATTCACTGACACCGCGCCTAACGAGGAACGCTCATCCAGCCATTGGAATAATACCAATGCATACCATTTTTTGGTCGCATCCGCATTATCGGGAATATCGATATTTCTGGCTAAAACCTTACCGTCCACGGAAAAGCTGGCACGATTGCGCTCGATATCCAGATCGATAGAATACTGATGCACTCCCGAAGAAAGCGTCAACTGTCCGGACTCAAGCGGCTCCCCATGGAATTGACGAAGAGACCAGTTGCCATCCGGCTGCACCATTGCCCAGAGAACGCCATTCGCTTGAAAATTATTAACATTGCGAGCCAAACCGAATGCCCAGTAAACCCCCTTCCCACCAGTCGAACCAAAATCGAATTGAGCGCTCATTCGATAAAGACCTCCCTTGCTGCTATCCATATCCAGAGGGAAGCTCGCCTGCGCAGGATGGTTATTAGCTACGGGTCGAACCACACCATTGATACCGTCTTCACTCGCCACAACTCGCAATGACGAACTGGCTCTCCATTTGCTCCAATTCCCCTCGGTCAAGGTATCATTTAAAATAGCATCTGTCGGACGTTCTCGACTCGGAGTAAAGTCATCATGGTCGATCTCACGAACCAATTGTGTGGGCAAACCGGATGCTGCAGCCCAAAGCCCTACGGGCACACTCATAGACAAGTGAAGCGCAGCTCCCACCCAGATCAAAGCAGAAAACAATCTCATATTCATTTCTTCCCAATTAACTTATTCTTGCGGCGCGTTCGGTACATTCGGGTCAAACACTTTTTTCTTAGCGACGACAGGTGCCTTACGCTCAGCTTCAGTCGCGGGTCGAAAGCTCAACTCAGAAAGGTCGACTAGATTCAAATTACCGGAGACCCTCATGCGATCGGGCTTCACATGACTATCACGAAGCAGCTGCCCCGTCGCACTATTATTCTGAAAGAGCAGAGTTCCTTGATAACGCCCTGCTTGACCTGTCCAGGCTGAATAAGTCCAACCTTCAATGATATTGCCTTCAACCACTCGAAGTCCATTGCCTGCAATTCCACTGAGCGCAGCGTTATCCGCAACAGGATCCTCTTCATTGTAAAGACGCCGCATAATATTGTCTTTAATAAATAGCCGCTTGGAACCGGCTTGCGTTCGAATAGCCGCGTAGTTCCCCGGCAAATCATTCACGAATTCATTACCGGTAATCGTGAGTTCCTCCGATTTACTGATCGCGTTGATGAAGCCGTTCACAAATTTATTGCCCGAAATATTCACATCTTTACAGGCCTCAATCACAACTTTTCGCGGGCTCCCCTCTCGGGCGACAAACTGGTTTCCAGTAATGAGAATTTTTCGATTTCCAAAACCACTCGCATTTGGACTGTGCAACCTCAGAAACTCCCCCTGATATTTTGCCTCTCCAAAGGGCTCAACCATAATTAAATTCCCAGAAATGACCACGCTATCTCCCCAAAAGTAGCAACCGATTCCATAGTATTTGGAGTTAACTGAAATGTTATTTGCAATCACGACTGTCCCCGTCCCCTCGGTATCGTAAGCCATATCGTCCATATAGTATGCGATATTATCCGAAATGATCACACTACGCCCCTTCGACCCCCATGCTAAAGTCATCCCGTACTCCGCGTAATTACCTAACACTTGTATATCATAGCTTCCTGCCGTATCCTTATGATACCCGGTTTCGGATGAACGCAATCCCCGATGAACTGTCGAGGCGGTCCCACGTGGCACCTGCTTGTGCCCATCGTTCGCATCACCACCCCACCATTGGCATTGAAAACGAACCCGACTTGACCAGTTCCCCTCATGCAACACCCATTCACATCCTTGCCTGGCCAAAGTGATATATTCACAATGCGTCGCACGGTTATTCAACACATCTAAGTTTCTCGTAAATTCCGCCACGACTAAAGCGTAAAAATTACGAACTTCGCAGTCCTCGATTTTTACATTATCGCAATTTTCCAGAGAAACGGCCACCAGCTTCTGATCCTTGCTCTTATAATCTGCAGTCGAACGCAAACTACGAAAATCATGAATTCTTAGCCCACTGACATTTCTGGCGTAGATCAGGGTCTTTAACACATCCGTTCCGATCTCCCCATCCTCTAGGGAGAAATCAATCTGCAACCCTTGGACTTCAACCCGGTCACCGGTCACCTTCAATAACATCCCCCCCTTCAAAGAGTCTATTTCGGGCTTGACCACAGCGCCCCGAGAAAAATTCAACACACTATTTTCCGGCAATGACAAACTACCCAATTCATATACCCCAGAGGGGAAATGAATATCCCGAACTCCATCATCCAATGCCGCCTGCAAAGAATCGGTCAAGTTTCCGCCTTTAGCCAAATAGTCCTGATTAACAATCAGAGACTTAGAAGCTTCTACCGCAACAGCCCGACCAAAGCCGAGAATCATAACGGCAACGAAAACACAGCAAAATGCGGGACTGAAATCCTTTTTTAAACTAGTCATAATCCGGATCACCAATCGGTGTATCATCTTCAACATTTCTAACCTGCCCACGCGTCAAATCACTGACTTTCTCCA
The DNA window shown above is from Coraliomargarita parva and carries:
- a CDS encoding sugar-binding protein; translated protein: MDEDQFSVDGATRTSGVKLDGSLSEGAGTPWHAHPGFVLRDNGIGKGQVRYEGSGPASMSLFLGKWSSQEDRGVLLARICFDFGDTSSNSKTWFGAAISRNAAGITSNGLLWVMIKPNGDWQLRQLSKLIAQGKGAAVEKGLHEVSLRIAPSGASVDLLLDGVSLAKNVQCEQPVWKENQKLYFLVHYQWLGRQMSLDSMAVEWLPNVDFALCWLPSKVANGVFDLGQDVVLDFGIINKDEPKDLHLLCTSLAGDVLYENELAVEANSSPYRAKFRIPSGALKKHGAYQACISQSSQKSDPNIRQQFVVIPHRKITPNQFDRLSPYSTNYMRDWSLAARLGVKKLRRTYRTLEDLERYVERARTNGLLLNATLLDGPVIMRDAMPTTIQRSVEKVSKIFRDTKEAAGDVIYIEEIHNEPENWSPTPRNNQFIPLTRMIAEVTKNIRQSGLDLQVMSTGTTHANLSFLHQLATVGGPDATDVVAIHGYRSPLRPEFGHTEVVAAIRDLFGEKPIYVNEDAYFVWTPRQPGAVPSITVPSGSAIELDEVTQGIYLQRVYLNQLMAGFSLVNQFSGLPNHDLSASVLHRRPGLVNYSALTRILPHPSFVRRITPETESLWVLEWENDGIPVTTLWTLNQPERVELGVESFGSSDMNNERGIEVYDTYGNPIESPDSSRLSLSVGGAPVFIIGRQVSLLNRRLLLASDPKPSVQLPEECEDAPLDIHVIGGARNMNQAALNVIIKNTSVKPFRGRVELAFLNKAPQAWQIVPESDSSIYLQPGESVELPFIPSSASSNQLFDPYSPVPGKGYLALYWAEGYQVGVRVIPGDGSDEIVRQPGARFCFRGIPFMEKGQVTIDGVLDEWQSVPVFEQLGRQKRNVELARFWTGTQDYKPTFRFAWCEEGLLFAAEVIDDKHDATQKGLNAWRTDSVQLGIDLNHERTLRGQVNFLDYSVITLATSGAVLQRDTPFSKAGPLEEVSLKTSRIEGDYGVSGTTYYEALIPWSVLGQVAGEVREQKVLGFSVLFNESDGWWRCGWEGYFTPMGGQIVDPRYFGDLTLIREEILDCAGK